A region of Jonquetella anthropi DSM 22815 DNA encodes the following proteins:
- a CDS encoding aspartate carbamoyltransferase: protein MALTANFAPMNIKDELEATGLKGRNLEFLTDLTREQYGHLFRAAEMIEPFWRNGLNLMEGKVLCALFFQPSTRTRFSTELAMLRQGGRVISESNPAVNSSAAKGESLSDHLTTASCYADIIGLRHPDYETVKAALPAARVPVISCGWGNETHPTQGLLDMYTAYRAFGGFEGLRVCIASSDLSRARSGHSFAMGLAIMGAEIVYVGLSEHPIPTLIMDKLKAAGAKIETHYDLSREDFIDVMATCHLCYLPGCCVPKDNPAARNDFMEKIAKFYIHLEDLKKIRGRTGRIVGLMHSLPRNEVEFDYAIDHSEFELYFKQMSFSVPIRMALVSSMVGVN, encoded by the coding sequence ATGGCTTTGACGGCGAACTTCGCGCCTATGAACATCAAGGATGAGCTTGAAGCGACAGGACTGAAGGGGCGCAACCTTGAGTTTCTGACCGACCTGACCCGCGAGCAGTATGGCCATCTGTTCCGCGCCGCTGAGATGATTGAGCCGTTCTGGCGGAACGGTTTGAACTTGATGGAGGGGAAAGTCCTCTGCGCTCTGTTCTTTCAGCCTTCAACCCGCACTCGTTTCAGCACCGAGCTGGCCATGCTGCGCCAGGGCGGCCGCGTGATTTCCGAGTCGAACCCGGCGGTCAACTCGTCGGCCGCTAAGGGCGAGTCGTTGTCTGACCACCTGACGACCGCGTCGTGCTATGCTGATATCATTGGGCTGCGTCACCCGGACTATGAGACGGTGAAGGCCGCCCTGCCGGCCGCCCGCGTCCCCGTCATCAGCTGCGGCTGGGGGAACGAGACGCATCCCACTCAGGGGCTTCTGGATATGTACACCGCCTACAGGGCGTTCGGCGGTTTCGAGGGGCTGAGAGTCTGCATTGCCTCGTCTGACCTGAGCCGTGCCCGGAGCGGCCACTCGTTTGCGATGGGCCTTGCCATCATGGGGGCGGAAATCGTCTACGTCGGCCTGAGCGAGCATCCGATTCCGACACTGATCATGGACAAGCTGAAGGCCGCTGGAGCGAAGATCGAGACCCACTACGACCTGAGCCGCGAGGACTTCATCGACGTGATGGCCACGTGCCACCTCTGCTACCTGCCCGGCTGCTGCGTCCCGAAGGACAACCCGGCGGCCCGCAACGACTTCATGGAGAAAATCGCCAAGTTCTATATTCACTTGGAAGACCTGAAAAAAATTCGGGGGCGGACCGGCCGTATCGTTGGGCTGATGCACTCGCTGCCCCGGAACGAAGTGGAATTCGACTACGCTATCGATCATTCGGAGTTCGAACTGTACTTTAAGCAGATGAGCTTCAGCGTTCCGATTCGTATGGCGCTCGTCTCGTCGATGGTCGGCGTTAACTAA
- a CDS encoding pyridoxal-phosphate-dependent aminotransferase family protein, whose product MIKTERLVMIPGPTPVVRSIQNEMARPTVAFGDPCFVADYKQLVLDLQEMWGCGEGGQAFVFAGSGTLGMEMALANTTKRGDKILVCSNGAFGDRFKKMCLRKGLDMDVLATDHWGTSITAEMVEAKLKEKKYAAVTVTHVETSTGVMAPIAAIGEVLKKHPETIYIVDGVAAAAGAEENLEKMGIDIVLSCSQKAFGVCPGLTVLWASKAALDRRASLGELIPESYCDFNEWVPVMRDPSKYWGTPAVNLIWSLKESVRIIKEEGLAERYARHIRIAKLIDQSVEKLGFKVAAEEGFRAPTLTVYLYPAGVDDAKFRAAVAEEGAVVAGCLGEFAGKGFRMGHMGNIDKHVITGAVAAVARACVKLGVKADVAGAMDVLLRGLAQEK is encoded by the coding sequence ATGATTAAGACTGAACGGCTTGTGATGATTCCTGGACCGACTCCTGTTGTCCGCAGCATTCAGAACGAAATGGCGCGTCCGACGGTTGCCTTTGGCGATCCGTGCTTCGTGGCGGATTACAAACAGCTCGTTCTTGACCTGCAGGAGATGTGGGGCTGCGGTGAAGGGGGCCAGGCGTTCGTCTTTGCCGGCAGCGGCACGCTGGGCATGGAAATGGCTTTGGCCAACACTACCAAGCGGGGCGACAAGATCCTCGTCTGCTCCAACGGCGCGTTCGGCGACCGGTTCAAGAAAATGTGCCTTCGCAAGGGACTCGACATGGACGTTCTGGCGACGGATCACTGGGGAACCAGCATCACCGCTGAAATGGTCGAGGCGAAACTGAAGGAAAAGAAATACGCTGCCGTTACGGTCACTCACGTCGAGACGTCCACCGGCGTCATGGCTCCGATCGCTGCAATCGGCGAAGTTCTTAAAAAGCACCCTGAGACTATTTACATCGTCGACGGCGTCGCAGCCGCGGCCGGCGCGGAAGAGAACCTTGAGAAGATGGGCATCGACATTGTGCTTTCCTGCTCGCAGAAGGCCTTCGGCGTCTGCCCCGGCCTGACGGTTCTGTGGGCCAGCAAGGCTGCTTTGGACCGCCGCGCTTCCTTGGGCGAACTCATCCCTGAAAGCTACTGCGACTTCAACGAGTGGGTGCCGGTCATGAGAGACCCGTCCAAGTACTGGGGAACTCCGGCCGTCAACCTGATCTGGTCGCTTAAGGAATCCGTCCGGATCATCAAGGAAGAAGGGCTTGCTGAGCGGTATGCACGGCACATTCGCATTGCCAAGCTGATCGACCAGTCGGTGGAAAAACTGGGCTTTAAAGTCGCCGCCGAAGAGGGCTTCCGCGCTCCGACCCTGACTGTGTACCTGTACCCCGCCGGCGTGGACGACGCCAAGTTCCGCGCTGCCGTGGCAGAGGAAGGCGCCGTTGTGGCCGGCTGCTTGGGCGAGTTTGCCGGCAAGGGCTTCAGAATGGGCCATATGGGCAACATCGACAAGCACGTCATCACCGGCGCGGTCGCTGCTGTGGCCAGAGCTTGCGTCAAGCTGGGCGTGAAGGCTGACGTGGCTGGAGCCATGGACGTGCTGCTCCGTGGGCTCGCTCAGGAAAAGTAG
- the allE gene encoding (S)-ureidoglycine aminohydrolase yields MGYPKGLLSSRAVIRNGVYAVIPPEGRVINVIPGFEGFKTSIIASPKIGPSFVWYVSTVAPGAHTSKDWGDAGCERFVYFMDGEGELTVTVAGETKVLKQGGYAFAPEGVGMGIRNDSNGTMRIIMYKQKYIPLEGHSARPVFGNVHDLPVKHLDDMENVDLVDLLPTDLGFDMNFHILTFQPGGCHSFIETHVQEHGMYITSGEGVYRLGDDWIPVQREDFLWMGAFCQQCVYASGREPMSYIYSKDCNRDVEL; encoded by the coding sequence ATGGGTTATCCAAAGGGTTTGCTTTCGTCCCGGGCGGTTATTCGCAACGGAGTCTATGCTGTGATTCCTCCGGAGGGCCGGGTTATCAACGTGATTCCGGGTTTTGAGGGGTTCAAAACGTCGATCATCGCCTCTCCCAAGATCGGGCCGAGCTTTGTGTGGTACGTGTCCACCGTCGCTCCCGGCGCTCACACTTCTAAGGACTGGGGCGACGCGGGCTGCGAGCGCTTTGTCTATTTCATGGACGGCGAGGGCGAGCTGACTGTTACGGTCGCGGGCGAGACGAAGGTTCTCAAGCAGGGCGGTTACGCGTTTGCCCCTGAGGGCGTTGGCATGGGCATTCGCAACGATTCTAACGGTACGATGCGGATCATCATGTACAAGCAGAAGTATATTCCTCTGGAAGGGCACTCGGCTCGGCCGGTGTTCGGCAACGTTCACGATCTGCCTGTGAAGCACTTGGACGATATGGAGAACGTTGACTTGGTCGATCTGCTGCCGACCGACCTCGGTTTTGACATGAACTTCCATATCCTGACGTTCCAGCCCGGCGGCTGCCATTCGTTCATCGAGACTCACGTGCAGGAGCACGGCATGTACATCACTTCCGGCGAGGGCGTGTACCGGCTGGGCGATGATTGGATCCCGGTTCAGCGTGAGGACTTCCTGTGGATGGGCGCTTTCTGCCAGCAGTGCGTCTACGCCAGCGGGCGCGAGCCGATGAGCTACATCTACTCCAAGGACTGCAACCGGGACGTGGAGCTGTAG
- the allB gene encoding allantoinase AllB, with product MLDLLVSGGTAVLPQGPARADVGVADGRIAAVGDLSAFPARQTIDVSGLLVLPALVDGHVHFNDPGLTEREDFYTGSCAAAAGGVGSVVEMPLSGNPTVTSVETLEAKKTQAAAKSVVDYGLWGGLVNDNVSQMEAMSQNGALCFKAFTCFAGNDFPYANHDVLWRGLVEAGRIGALVGVHCEDEELTSVREKRARAEGRLTVRSFLEAHAPETEELAVAGLLVMARRAGARVHVCHATLAEVVDIVTEAKKHQPATVETCPHYLVFNESDLERLGGELKCTPAIRTAADVERLWDRVLSGKVDMICSDHSPSTIPQKNPLSGCFWDAWGGTEGVQTTLSVLYGEGVAKRGMSLTQLVQLLCEGPAKVFGLFPQKGQLALGSDGDLTLFDPNARWTVTPEALFYKNRHSPYMGMELCGKVKTTIVRGTVVYDGNKVLAPAGFGRLLSRQSGGAGADK from the coding sequence ATGCTGGACTTGCTGGTCAGTGGCGGCACCGCCGTTTTGCCGCAGGGCCCGGCCCGCGCGGATGTCGGCGTGGCTGACGGACGGATTGCGGCGGTTGGCGACCTTTCGGCTTTCCCGGCCCGCCAGACTATCGACGTTTCCGGTCTGCTGGTGCTGCCGGCCTTGGTGGACGGTCATGTCCACTTTAACGATCCGGGACTGACCGAACGGGAGGACTTTTACACCGGGAGCTGTGCCGCCGCTGCCGGCGGCGTTGGCTCGGTCGTCGAAATGCCGCTGTCCGGCAACCCGACTGTGACGTCGGTCGAGACGCTGGAGGCAAAGAAAACCCAAGCCGCGGCCAAGTCGGTGGTCGATTATGGCCTGTGGGGCGGTCTGGTGAACGACAACGTGAGCCAGATGGAAGCGATGTCCCAGAACGGCGCGCTGTGCTTTAAGGCGTTCACATGTTTTGCTGGTAACGATTTCCCGTACGCGAACCACGATGTCCTTTGGCGCGGTCTGGTTGAGGCAGGCCGCATCGGCGCGCTGGTCGGCGTTCACTGCGAGGACGAGGAGCTGACGTCGGTCAGGGAAAAGCGGGCCCGGGCTGAAGGCCGGCTGACGGTTCGGTCGTTCTTAGAAGCTCACGCTCCTGAAACGGAAGAATTGGCAGTGGCGGGCCTGCTGGTGATGGCCCGCCGCGCCGGAGCTCGGGTGCACGTATGCCATGCCACACTTGCCGAAGTGGTTGATATAGTGACTGAGGCGAAAAAACACCAGCCCGCGACGGTTGAGACTTGTCCGCACTATCTGGTTTTCAACGAGTCCGACTTGGAGCGGCTGGGCGGGGAGTTAAAGTGCACCCCGGCCATCAGGACCGCCGCCGATGTGGAGCGGCTGTGGGATCGGGTTCTGTCGGGCAAGGTCGATATGATATGCTCGGATCACTCGCCGTCGACGATCCCTCAGAAGAACCCGCTGAGCGGCTGTTTCTGGGACGCGTGGGGCGGAACTGAGGGAGTTCAGACGACCCTTTCGGTGCTGTACGGCGAGGGCGTGGCCAAGCGCGGCATGTCATTGACGCAGCTCGTTCAGCTTCTCTGCGAAGGGCCGGCGAAGGTGTTCGGTCTGTTCCCCCAAAAGGGGCAGTTGGCTCTGGGGAGCGACGGCGACTTGACGCTGTTTGACCCGAACGCCCGCTGGACCGTGACGCCTGAGGCGCTTTTTTACAAAAACCGCCACAGTCCCTACATGGGCATGGAGCTTTGCGGCAAGGTGAAAACGACGATCGTCCGCGGGACGGTCGTCTATGACGGAAATAAGGTGCTGGCTCCGGCCGGCTTTGGACGTCTCTTGTCCCGACAGTCGGGCGGAGCGGGCGCGGATAAGTGA
- a CDS encoding YhcH/YjgK/YiaL family protein codes for MIRALLAHASRYYGLGWGIRRAFEFITQTDFSGLSAGRYDVEGDRIYALIQEKNSQRLCDAPFENHQRHADLQMTLSGDEWVGYCPVERLTLLGDYNAQTDVQLYTGTGSLQRSYNDSFALFFPEDGHQPYVTMTEPAPLRKLVMRIRLDTLEL; via the coding sequence TTGATTCGAGCACTGCTTGCTCATGCTTCCCGTTATTACGGACTGGGCTGGGGGATTCGTCGGGCCTTTGAGTTCATCACTCAAACGGACTTCAGCGGGCTGAGTGCCGGTCGGTATGACGTGGAAGGCGACAGGATTTACGCGCTCATTCAGGAAAAAAACAGCCAGAGGCTCTGCGACGCGCCGTTTGAAAATCACCAGCGCCACGCGGACCTGCAGATGACGCTTTCCGGCGACGAGTGGGTCGGGTACTGCCCGGTCGAGCGGCTGACGCTGTTAGGCGACTACAACGCCCAGACCGACGTTCAGCTCTACACCGGAACCGGCTCGCTTCAGCGGAGCTACAACGACAGCTTCGCCCTGTTTTTCCCCGAGGACGGACACCAGCCCTACGTCACGATGACGGAACCGGCGCCGCTTCGGAAGTTGGTTATGCGCATTCGGTTAGACACGCTCGAGCTGTAA
- the arcC gene encoding carbamate kinase, translating to MSIQRIVVALGGNAILQRGQKGTAAEQMENVRVAARQIAEMIAAGYQVVVTHGNGPQVGALLIQNAAGAGQVPALPMDFCGAESQGFIGYMLCQCLRNELAARKIDGREPVCVVTQVLVDPNDPAFLNPTKPVGPFYSEEEAKKRSADGKEKWIEDAGRGWRRVVPSPKPAEIVERGAITSLLGSGATVVASGGGGVPVVRRENELSGVEAVIDKDLAGMLLACQVQADALVILTDVQAAAVNYGKPDEKWLGSVSVSDMKRYASEGHFKAGSMGPKVEAAVQFVQRGGQLSVITSLDKAVEALAGSAGTRISAGQ from the coding sequence ATGAGTATTCAGCGTATAGTCGTGGCTTTGGGCGGAAACGCCATTTTGCAGCGGGGTCAAAAAGGAACCGCCGCTGAGCAGATGGAAAACGTTCGAGTCGCCGCGCGTCAGATTGCCGAAATGATCGCGGCAGGGTATCAGGTTGTGGTGACTCACGGGAATGGGCCTCAGGTTGGCGCCCTGCTGATTCAGAACGCGGCAGGCGCGGGGCAGGTTCCGGCTCTGCCAATGGACTTCTGCGGCGCCGAAAGCCAAGGCTTCATCGGCTATATGCTGTGCCAGTGCCTGCGTAACGAGCTGGCGGCCCGAAAAATTGACGGCCGGGAGCCGGTCTGCGTGGTAACTCAGGTCCTTGTGGATCCGAACGACCCGGCGTTTTTGAACCCGACCAAGCCGGTAGGGCCGTTCTACAGCGAGGAAGAGGCAAAAAAGCGGTCTGCCGACGGAAAAGAAAAGTGGATCGAAGACGCTGGCCGAGGCTGGCGGCGGGTTGTCCCGTCCCCGAAACCGGCAGAGATCGTGGAGCGCGGGGCGATTACCAGTCTGCTGGGCAGCGGCGCGACGGTTGTTGCGTCCGGCGGCGGCGGTGTGCCGGTTGTTCGCCGCGAAAACGAGCTGTCCGGCGTCGAGGCGGTTATTGATAAGGACTTGGCCGGTATGCTTTTAGCCTGTCAGGTTCAAGCCGACGCGCTCGTCATTCTCACCGACGTTCAGGCTGCGGCGGTCAACTACGGGAAACCGGACGAAAAATGGCTTGGAAGCGTCTCCGTGAGCGATATGAAGCGGTACGCCAGCGAAGGGCACTTTAAAGCCGGTTCCATGGGCCCCAAAGTCGAGGCGGCAGTTCAGTTTGTCCAGCGCGGCGGTCAGCTGTCGGTCATCACCAGCCTTGACAAGGCGGTGGAGGCTCTGGCCGGTAGCGCTGGAACGCGGATCAGCGCCGGTCAGTAA
- a CDS encoding Na+/H+ antiporter NhaC family protein, with protein sequence MEYGFLSLIPPIVAIVLALVTKQTVFSLVVGLWIGTTIICGWNPIVGFPTMISKFFIPLIANEWNAGMLMLIVSCGGFVYLIKRTGGAKAFGEFAAKRVKTRKQAQLTTYASAFAFIFTEPTLTLGSIMRPVTEKLRVSRVKLAYICDVMGCPFATLSPITSYSTYAIGLIATQFTALGITDNPWSVYLRALPFNFYATFGMLVLLAVIIWDLDIGPMYAAEQRAIKTGQLIGPNDNPMGKYDLDEDKLFSGVNLTLKNFLVPLGVLFLTLIAMIMWTGNAPVNGIGGAFVKSNISLSISTSFLTASIAAGIIGAHSKVFGFRDIVPEWCHGVALNSDIPVILVLAWSIGSLTGMMDLKGYLINIVESYHIPAGLMPAFLFVVGAFIGFSTGSSWGVWAIILPISLPVAHHFGVPMELMIGASLSGGVFGDHCSPISDTTILASTAAGADHVEHVKTQLPYSLTVAFCSGLGFLVGGLYSQMLGLVVAAVSLAFAVILLHRLAARRLCRQAA encoded by the coding sequence GTGGAGTACGGTTTTCTGTCCCTCATTCCGCCGATAGTGGCGATTGTTCTGGCATTGGTGACAAAGCAGACGGTCTTTTCCCTCGTCGTTGGGCTGTGGATAGGAACGACGATTATCTGCGGTTGGAACCCAATCGTCGGGTTCCCCACGATGATTTCCAAGTTTTTCATCCCGCTGATCGCGAACGAGTGGAACGCCGGTATGCTCATGCTGATCGTCTCCTGCGGAGGCTTTGTCTACCTGATTAAACGAACCGGCGGCGCGAAGGCCTTTGGCGAATTTGCGGCGAAGCGGGTGAAAACTCGTAAGCAGGCGCAACTGACGACGTATGCCAGCGCTTTTGCGTTTATTTTTACCGAACCGACTCTGACCCTCGGCTCCATCATGCGGCCTGTGACCGAGAAGCTGCGGGTTTCCCGGGTCAAGCTGGCATATATTTGCGACGTGATGGGCTGTCCTTTCGCCACTTTGTCGCCGATTACCAGCTACAGCACCTATGCGATCGGCTTGATCGCGACGCAGTTCACCGCGCTGGGCATTACTGATAACCCGTGGTCGGTGTATCTTCGGGCACTTCCGTTTAACTTCTACGCTACCTTTGGCATGCTGGTTCTGCTGGCCGTGATTATTTGGGACTTGGATATCGGTCCGATGTACGCAGCAGAGCAGCGGGCAATCAAGACGGGACAGCTCATTGGGCCGAACGACAATCCGATGGGCAAGTATGATTTGGACGAGGACAAACTGTTCAGCGGCGTGAACCTGACGCTGAAGAACTTCCTCGTTCCGCTGGGCGTGCTGTTCCTCACGCTGATTGCCATGATTATGTGGACGGGGAATGCCCCTGTGAACGGTATTGGCGGGGCATTTGTCAAGTCGAACATCTCCCTGTCAATTTCCACCTCGTTCCTCACGGCTTCGATCGCTGCCGGGATTATTGGGGCTCACTCAAAGGTCTTCGGGTTCCGGGATATCGTCCCTGAATGGTGCCACGGCGTGGCCCTCAACTCGGACATTCCGGTCATTCTGGTGCTCGCGTGGTCCATTGGTTCCCTCACCGGCATGATGGACCTGAAAGGGTATCTCATCAACATCGTCGAAAGCTATCATATTCCCGCCGGCCTTATGCCTGCGTTCCTTTTTGTAGTGGGCGCGTTCATTGGGTTCTCCACTGGAAGCTCTTGGGGCGTTTGGGCGATTATCCTTCCCATTTCGCTGCCGGTGGCTCACCACTTCGGCGTTCCTATGGAATTGATGATCGGCGCTTCCTTGAGCGGCGGTGTGTTCGGAGACCACTGCTCGCCGATTTCTGATACGACGATTCTGGCGTCAACTGCCGCCGGGGCTGACCACGTTGAACACGTGAAGACTCAGCTCCCCTACAGCTTGACCGTTGCCTTCTGCTCCGGTCTGGGCTTCTTGGTCGGCGGGCTGTACTCCCAGATGCTGGGACTTGTCGTCGCGGCCGTGTCCCTTGCCTTTGCCGTGATTCTGCTACACCGGCTAGCCGCTCGCCGGCTTTGCAGACAGGCTGCTTAA